TTTCGGATTTCAAATTGCTGATTTTTGACAGATGGGGAGGAGAAATCTTTGAATCAACTGACATCCTGAATGGCTGGGATGGCAAAAAGGACGGAAAGCTTTGCCCTGGCGGGGTTTATGTTTACCGGGTTACGTTTAGGATTGATCAAGCTTCCGGTCCTTACGCGGATCAGGTAAAGGTAGGGACGGTGATGCTGAATCACTAAATCACCTTCCCTGTTCATATCTTTTCGGAAAAAATATATAACCTGTCACTTTCCTGACCGATTAATCTGTGAATCCGCCAGGTTCATGCTACTGAAAATAACATATCAAATCCACTCTTTTATGCCTTCCTGCCTAT
The Bacteroidales bacterium DNA segment above includes these coding regions:
- a CDS encoding gliding motility-associated C-terminal domain-containing protein, which translates into the protein SDFKLLIFDRWGGEIFESTDILNGWDGKKDGKLCPGGVYVYRVTFRIDQASGPYADQVKVGTVMLNH